In a single window of the Zonotrichia leucophrys gambelii isolate GWCS_2022_RI chromosome 2, RI_Zleu_2.0, whole genome shotgun sequence genome:
- the FRRS1L gene encoding DOMON domain-containing protein FRRS1L, with product MAERSRGARRRLLPLLLLLLLAGSAASPAEEGGGRREAGGGEHGEEAARHHDSSYGTFASEFYDLRYLSEEGYPFPTAPPVDPFAKIRVDDCGKTKGCFRYGKPGCNAETCDYFLSYRRIGADVEFELSADTDGWVAVGFSSDKKMGGDDVMACVHDDNGRVRIQHFYNVGQWAKEIQRNPARDEEGVFENNRVTCRFKRPVYVPREETIVDLHLSWYYLFAWGPAIQGSITRHDIDSPPVSERVVSIYKYEDIFMPSAAYQTFSSPFCLLLIVALTFYLLMGTP from the exons atggcgGAGCGGAGCCGCGGCGCTCGGCGGcggctgctgccgctgctgctgctgctgctcctggccggCTCCGCCGCCAGCCCGGCGGAGgagggcggcgggcggcgggaggcgggcgGCGGGGAGCACGGCGAGGAGGCGGCGCGGCACCACGACTCCTCGTACGGCACCTTCGCCAGCGAGTTCTACGACCTGCGCTACCTCTCCGAGGAGG GTTACCCTTTCCCTACTGCTCCTCCTGTGGACCCATTCGCAAAAATCAGAGTGGATGACTGTGGAAAAACCAAGGGATGCTTCAG GTATGGTAAGCCTGGATGCAATGCAGAGACTTGTGACTACTTTCTAAGTTACCGCAGAATTGGAGCTGATGTTGAATTTGAGTTGAGTGCTGACACAGATGGCTGGGTGGCAGTGGGATTTTCCTCAGACAAGAAAATG GGAGGAGATGATGTCATGGCTTGTGTTCATGATGATAATGGAAGAGTCCGAATACAGCACTTCTACAATGTTGGTCAGTGGGCTAAAGAAATCCAGAGAAATCCTGCTAGGGATGAGGAGGGGGTTTTTGAAAACAACCGTGTAACGTGTCGATTCAAACGTCCTGTCTACGTTCCCCGAGAAGAAACCATCGTGGATTTGCACCTGAGTTGGTATTACCTGTTTGCTTGGGGCCCAGCAATCCAGG GTTCTATAACTCGTCATGATATCGACTCTCCACCCGTGTCGGAGCGTGTTGTCAGCATTTACAAGTACGAAGATATTTTCATGCCTTCGGCTGCCTATCAGACCTTCTCCTCTCCATTCTGCTTGCTCCTCATTGTTGCACTGACCTTCTATTTATTGATGGGAACCCCATGA